One genomic region from Candidatus Limnocylindrales bacterium encodes:
- a CDS encoding ABC transporter permease subunit — protein sequence MNTWVPLIKKEFLEDLLATRGILLLVVTTVILSMFSILLVSNTELSLIDNAQAVYMMSGIIITMASLVAIIRGSDGFAGERDRKTLEILMLTPVTGQDLAFTKLMGILFSWLILLALSIPYLWAVGNLGQNLWPSMKYLSLVGTLLVLIFGGLALILSARMKSFKNVLWANLIIFLLSGSPILLGPSLRQTAVGQVIDLINPFANALNTLDSVVIDGQGITFQLLRLTLLSCYSFIVFWLLYKTTRNIEL from the coding sequence ATGAATACCTGGGTACCTTTAATTAAAAAAGAATTCCTCGAAGATCTCCTGGCAACGCGAGGGATTCTTCTCCTCGTTGTGACCACTGTTATTCTCAGCATGTTCTCCATCCTGCTGGTCAGCAATACAGAATTAAGCTTGATAGACAACGCGCAAGCGGTGTATATGATGAGCGGCATCATTATTACCATGGCCTCATTGGTTGCCATAATACGAGGAAGTGATGGCTTTGCCGGAGAGCGGGATCGGAAAACCTTAGAAATCTTAATGTTGACACCAGTTACAGGACAGGACTTGGCATTCACCAAACTGATGGGAATTCTGTTTTCCTGGTTGATTCTTTTGGCCCTTTCAATCCCCTATCTCTGGGCCGTAGGGAATCTTGGACAAAACCTCTGGCCTTCTATGAAATATCTATCCCTAGTAGGAACCTTATTGGTTTTAATTTTTGGTGGTTTGGCTTTGATATTGTCCGCCAGGATGAAATCCTTCAAAAATGTGTTATGGGCCAATCTGATTATTTTTCTCTTGTCTGGAAGCCCCATTCTTTTAGGACCTTCGTTAAGGCAAACTGCTGTAGGACAGGTGATCGATCTCATAAATCCCTTTGCAAATGCATTAAACACGCTTGATAGCGTGGTGATTGACGGGCAGGGAATAACCTTTCAACTTTTAAGGCTGACCCTCTTGAGCTGTTATTCCTTTATAGTCTTCTGGCTCCTTTATAAAACGACGAGGAACATCGAATTATGA
- a CDS encoding efflux RND transporter permease subunit — protein MSRFFSWILQHGKAILFTTLILSLGGIYLAFRLPIAIFPNISIPRIVVIAENEVEPAEKMLVTVTKPIEEGVGVVPGIRTIKSTTSRGSAEINLNFDWGIDMVQALQLIQSRLSEISSTFPPPTSITARRLFPTIFPIMGFSLTSKTQSLADLTDLATYSLRPQLGRVQGVSEAVVVGGKVREYHIIVDPVKLAAFKMTLDQVVNTLKATNWISSGGLLEENYQLYLVLVSGQVNDSEGIKNLILKVDNKVPIRLRDLATVEPAVRPENVIVTANGTQAVLINIYSQPGGNTVRIADEVKNTLEPLRRQIPPDVVISTFYDQSLLVRESIKNVRDSILLGLCLSTLILVLFLKTWRSTVVAILVIPSTVLITFVLMYVWNMSFNLMTLGGIAAAVGLIIDDAIVVVENIVKHLDDGETRLIAIRNAIIEITPAVISSTLTPIVVFIPLAFLQGLTGAFFKPFSMTMVLALLTSLVLALTLTPTLAALFLSEKSIKKTLDNSWIRRSAIYSRSITAINRLTTSLFSWKKREWIQTIPLSGSMSYKEHRPRRGDDRNSSYQTVGDGSKGGDGSFSTPSTDSGSMDGTGFYDRPVKIDYDQGDNEDSPYMEEDPGHYLDVSQRSCEEGGRLFQSILIGYERAIRWILPRPWIVLVIILILVGGSYLVYGTIESGFMPEMDEGAFVLDYVTPPGTSLEESNRMLKHLEALIQAIPEIESYSRRTGTQLGLAITEPNTGDFLIKLKDRRTRRIEEIMDDLRRQIESSEPAIRVEFIQILQDLIGDLTHSPSPIEVKIFSDDNTVRQEKAREIAQVLESIPGVVDVFDGVVVSGSVISIDIDKERAIRNGLSVEEIATNLNTILTGTLASNLIKGDQEIGLRVMFPMEYRKNLDLLKELTLINSQGISVPLRELADIRVEKGHTELNRDNLRQVTTVTARLSGRDLGSTIRELQSQLHRKVQLPKGVTLEYGGLYRSQQEAFKDLLTVLLTAFLLVFIVLLFEFSTFIPPLSIILTTLLSISGSLGALWFTHTPFNVSSFMGTIMVVGIVAKNGILLLDSAKRYEASHSDILESLILAGRRRIRPIMMTTLAAMLGLLPLALGIGAGAEMQQPLAIAVMGGLCLSMGLSLIIAPAFYVLLSNIF, from the coding sequence ATGAGCCGATTCTTTTCATGGATACTTCAACATGGAAAAGCTATTCTTTTTACGACCCTGATCCTAAGTTTAGGGGGAATTTATCTAGCCTTTCGTCTTCCAATAGCCATTTTCCCAAATATCAGTATCCCCCGAATTGTCGTTATTGCTGAAAATGAGGTAGAACCTGCCGAAAAGATGTTGGTGACGGTTACAAAACCTATTGAAGAGGGAGTCGGTGTTGTCCCCGGAATCCGTACGATTAAATCGACTACCAGCCGGGGCTCTGCGGAAATCAATCTCAACTTCGATTGGGGAATAGATATGGTTCAAGCCCTTCAGTTGATCCAATCCCGGCTTTCAGAAATCAGTTCGACATTTCCTCCTCCAACCAGTATTACAGCCCGACGCTTATTTCCTACCATTTTCCCCATCATGGGGTTCAGTTTGACTTCTAAAACCCAGAGCCTGGCAGATCTTACCGATCTAGCAACTTATAGTTTGCGTCCTCAACTGGGGCGAGTCCAGGGGGTTTCGGAGGCGGTGGTGGTAGGGGGTAAAGTTCGGGAATATCATATCATAGTCGATCCTGTTAAGCTGGCGGCTTTTAAAATGACCTTGGACCAGGTCGTGAACACCTTAAAGGCTACAAACTGGATTTCTTCAGGTGGGTTGTTAGAGGAAAACTATCAACTCTATCTTGTACTTGTGAGTGGGCAGGTAAACGACTCAGAGGGGATTAAAAACCTCATTTTGAAAGTAGACAATAAAGTACCCATTCGTCTTCGTGATCTGGCTACGGTAGAACCTGCAGTACGACCAGAAAATGTGATTGTCACAGCAAATGGAACCCAGGCCGTTCTTATCAATATCTATAGCCAGCCAGGAGGTAATACGGTCCGTATTGCAGATGAAGTCAAGAATACCCTGGAACCCCTCCGGAGGCAAATTCCACCTGACGTCGTTATCTCTACTTTTTATGATCAATCCCTCCTGGTTCGAGAGTCCATTAAAAACGTTCGAGATAGTATCCTCTTGGGGCTTTGCTTGTCTACCCTGATTCTTGTATTATTTTTAAAAACCTGGAGGAGCACGGTCGTAGCCATTCTGGTTATTCCATCAACGGTTCTCATAACCTTTGTACTCATGTATGTATGGAATATGAGTTTTAATTTAATGACTCTAGGGGGTATTGCCGCCGCTGTCGGATTGATCATTGATGATGCCATCGTGGTGGTTGAAAATATTGTGAAACACTTGGATGATGGGGAGACACGTTTGATAGCTATAAGAAACGCCATAATCGAGATTACCCCGGCGGTTATCAGCTCTACCTTGACACCCATTGTCGTGTTTATTCCCCTGGCTTTTCTTCAAGGTCTTACTGGAGCCTTCTTCAAACCCTTTTCTATGACAATGGTTCTGGCGCTCCTCACCTCCTTGGTGTTGGCTTTAACCCTCACACCGACCCTGGCTGCCCTATTTTTATCCGAAAAGTCAATAAAAAAGACCCTGGATAACAGCTGGATTCGCCGTAGTGCAATTTATAGCAGGTCGATAACAGCGATAAACCGTTTGACTACGAGTCTTTTTTCATGGAAAAAGCGAGAATGGATTCAAACCATTCCTTTGTCGGGTTCTATGAGTTATAAAGAACACAGGCCTCGACGGGGTGATGACAGGAATAGTTCTTACCAGACGGTCGGTGATGGAAGCAAAGGAGGAGACGGATCCTTCAGCACGCCTAGTACAGATTCTGGGTCTATGGACGGAACCGGCTTTTATGATCGCCCGGTTAAGATTGACTATGATCAGGGCGACAACGAAGATTCTCCTTACATGGAGGAGGATCCTGGGCATTACCTTGATGTTTCTCAACGAAGCTGTGAAGAAGGTGGACGTTTATTTCAAAGTATTCTGATCGGATATGAACGGGCGATTCGCTGGATTCTTCCTCGACCCTGGATCGTTCTCGTCATTATCCTGATTCTGGTCGGAGGTTCTTATCTTGTATACGGAACCATAGAGTCTGGATTTATGCCAGAAATGGATGAGGGAGCTTTTGTTCTGGATTATGTCACTCCACCTGGGACTTCCCTGGAAGAATCGAATCGTATGTTGAAGCATTTAGAAGCACTTATCCAGGCCATTCCAGAGATAGAAAGCTACTCTCGGCGTACTGGAACCCAGTTGGGTCTGGCGATTACAGAGCCTAATACCGGAGATTTTCTGATTAAACTCAAAGATCGGAGAACCCGGAGAATTGAAGAAATCATGGATGATCTAAGGCGACAGATTGAATCGTCAGAACCTGCTATTCGGGTTGAGTTTATTCAGATCCTCCAGGATCTTATTGGAGATCTGACCCATTCTCCTTCTCCCATTGAGGTAAAGATTTTCTCCGATGATAACACTGTTCGACAGGAGAAGGCTAGGGAGATCGCCCAGGTACTTGAGTCAATCCCTGGAGTTGTAGATGTATTTGATGGAGTTGTGGTGAGCGGTTCTGTTATCTCAATAGATATTGATAAGGAGAGGGCCATTCGAAACGGCCTGAGCGTAGAGGAAATCGCCACGAACCTCAATACCATTCTGACAGGAACCCTTGCTTCCAACCTCATCAAAGGGGATCAGGAGATCGGACTCCGGGTAATGTTCCCTATGGAGTATCGCAAGAACCTGGATCTGCTTAAAGAACTCACCTTAATTAATTCACAAGGGATTTCTGTTCCTTTAAGAGAGTTGGCTGACATCCGGGTCGAAAAGGGCCATACTGAGCTTAATCGGGATAATCTACGCCAGGTTACAACAGTTACGGCCCGATTAAGTGGAAGGGATTTAGGTAGTACTATCCGAGAGCTTCAAAGCCAATTACACCGCAAGGTTCAACTTCCTAAGGGTGTAACGCTGGAATATGGAGGTTTATATCGTAGTCAGCAGGAAGCATTCAAAGATTTATTAACCGTACTACTGACTGCATTTCTCCTGGTTTTTATCGTTCTTCTCTTCGAATTTAGCACTTTTATTCCTCCGCTTTCCATTATCCTGACCACACTCCTTTCTATCTCAGGGTCTTTAGGAGCCCTCTGGTTCACTCATACTCCGTTTAACGTGTCTTCTTTCATGGGAACCATCATGGTGGTAGGGATTGTAGCTAAAAACGGGATCCTCCTGTTAGATTCCGCAAAACGTTATGAAGCCTCTCATTCCGATATCCTTGAGTCTCTGATTCTAGCAGGACGTCGCCGGATACGACCTATTATGATGACAACCCTGGCAGCTATGCTAGGGTTGCTTCCCCTGGCTTTGGGGATTGGAGCTGGGGCTGAAATGCAGCAACCGTTAGCCATTGCTGTCATGGGTGGACTTTGCCTTTCTATGGGTTTGTCCTTGATTATAGCTCCGGCTTTCTATGTACTGCTATCGAACATCTTCTGA
- a CDS encoding efflux RND transporter periplasmic adaptor subunit: MTLRFLSFFLMLYLLGCSASDAQKKEEEVAPEVTVKVTRVERRKVVEFVSGVGSIYPLEQTTVSSMLSASVKELKVQKGSEVQKGDLIAVLENQNLELAKLRAEADLKSTQASFQKVKAGSRPEEIKQAEASVNSARASLNNAQAELDRKTQLFQREAISRKDYEQARVDLETARSNYQTAVQNLQLLKKGSRKEDLEAAWDLVLQKKSELELAQIDLDRSLIRSPLTGVVTEQFVYPGEVVDIKAPIVTIMKLDEVIVRAHFTPEDASQVKAGSEAQVMVKVYPDKVFEGRVIQIGSVLDPTNGTVEIWVQVPNREKELKIGDYATVKVITRVYPDSLVIPRQAALLDEQTSRAMVMVVDKDAIARSREVVRGVINDGFVQILKGLEEGEIVITEGVYGLPDGTKVKPEHLVQGEP; the protein is encoded by the coding sequence ATGACCTTAAGATTTTTAAGCTTCTTTTTGATGTTATATTTGTTGGGGTGTTCGGCTTCGGACGCTCAGAAAAAGGAGGAAGAGGTTGCTCCTGAGGTTACTGTTAAGGTTACCCGGGTAGAACGTCGGAAGGTGGTAGAGTTTGTCTCAGGTGTAGGTTCTATTTATCCTCTTGAACAGACTACCGTCAGCTCCATGCTTTCAGCGTCTGTCAAAGAGCTTAAAGTTCAGAAGGGAAGCGAGGTTCAGAAGGGAGACCTTATAGCTGTTCTTGAAAACCAGAACCTGGAGTTGGCTAAGTTAAGGGCGGAGGCTGATTTAAAGTCGACCCAGGCAAGCTTTCAGAAGGTAAAGGCTGGATCTCGACCCGAGGAGATTAAACAGGCGGAAGCCAGTGTAAACTCTGCCCGGGCCTCTTTAAATAATGCTCAAGCAGAATTAGACCGAAAAACACAACTTTTCCAACGAGAGGCGATATCTCGAAAAGACTACGAGCAGGCCAGAGTAGATCTGGAAACTGCTCGTAGTAATTATCAAACGGCTGTACAAAACTTACAACTCCTTAAAAAGGGTTCTCGAAAGGAGGACCTTGAAGCAGCCTGGGACTTAGTACTTCAGAAAAAGAGTGAGTTAGAATTGGCTCAAATCGATCTGGATCGTTCCCTCATTCGAAGTCCTTTAACAGGAGTTGTGACCGAGCAGTTTGTATACCCGGGAGAGGTTGTAGACATCAAAGCACCCATAGTAACCATCATGAAATTAGATGAAGTTATCGTACGGGCTCACTTTACTCCAGAAGACGCCTCTCAGGTGAAGGCGGGTTCAGAGGCTCAAGTGATGGTAAAAGTTTACCCGGACAAGGTATTTGAAGGTCGGGTTATTCAGATCGGATCGGTCCTCGATCCAACCAATGGTACTGTTGAGATATGGGTACAGGTTCCCAATCGGGAGAAGGAGTTAAAAATTGGGGATTATGCAACCGTCAAGGTTATTACACGGGTTTATCCAGACAGTTTAGTGATTCCCAGGCAAGCAGCTCTTTTAGACGAACAAACCTCCCGAGCCATGGTCATGGTCGTAGACAAAGACGCGATAGCCCGGAGTCGGGAGGTAGTTCGGGGAGTAATAAACGATGGTTTTGTTCAGATTCTAAAGGGGTTAGAAGAAGGAGAAATCGTGATTACGGAAGGGGTTTACGGTCTTCCGGATGGTACGAAGGTAAAGCCTGAGCATCTGGTACAAGGGGAGCCATGA
- a CDS encoding ABC transporter ATP-binding protein, which produces MNPVEVYGLKKTFEERLVLEDISLVVHSGDIYGLLGPNGSGKTTTLRILLGILKPDEGVITVLGMDPFLAGPQLRQRVNALPESYGLYGWMSALSYLSFFGQLYDIALTLDDYQDWLQQVGLEPGDSRPIRTFSQGMKQRLGIARAMINNPEVLFLDEPTNGLDPRGRREIHDLLLKLNREKATTLVISTHILDDVERLCTRIAILDKGKVRYEGMLTSSLNKPSIRRYRFHLENGYQLPSTWSYPGISLIERKGDWMTCLVEDMTPTMVIKTLINSGLPIIEVEDVSDKLEDLYLAYTTGGMA; this is translated from the coding sequence ATGAATCCTGTAGAAGTTTATGGTTTGAAAAAAACCTTTGAGGAAAGGCTTGTTCTGGAGGATATCTCCCTGGTAGTTCACTCGGGAGATATCTATGGCCTTTTAGGACCCAATGGCTCGGGCAAGACAACCACACTACGTATCCTTTTAGGTATTCTCAAGCCTGATGAAGGAGTTATAACGGTATTGGGAATGGACCCTTTCTTAGCCGGTCCGCAGTTACGTCAAAGGGTCAATGCCTTACCTGAATCCTATGGCCTTTACGGATGGATGTCAGCCCTAAGTTACCTGAGCTTTTTTGGTCAACTCTATGATATTGCCCTTACTCTGGATGATTATCAGGACTGGTTGCAACAGGTTGGATTGGAACCCGGTGATAGTCGTCCTATCAGGACCTTTTCCCAAGGAATGAAACAACGGTTGGGGATTGCGCGGGCTATGATAAACAATCCTGAAGTTCTATTCCTGGATGAGCCAACCAATGGCTTGGATCCACGAGGAAGAAGAGAGATCCATGATCTTTTGCTTAAGCTGAATCGAGAAAAAGCCACGACTCTGGTTATTTCTACCCATATTCTGGATGATGTGGAACGTTTATGCACCCGCATCGCTATTTTGGATAAAGGAAAAGTCCGCTATGAAGGAATGCTTACCTCTTCTCTTAACAAACCATCCATCCGCCGTTATCGTTTTCATTTAGAAAATGGCTATCAACTCCCTTCAACTTGGAGTTATCCGGGTATATCGTTGATTGAAAGGAAAGGAGATTGGATGACCTGTCTGGTTGAGGATATGACTCCAACCATGGTTATTAAAACCCTTATCAACAGCGGACTACCGATTATCGAAGTTGAAGATGTCTCCGATAAGCTAGAAGATCTCTATCTTGCTTACACCACAGGAGGTATGGCATGA
- a CDS encoding PepSY domain-containing protein encodes MRKINHVLKIPVLLLLIGISTSIYAEEKSNKVQEPSYKGSIIVGQAERSDFPDMAKISLQEAMQTALTRVPGKVLKIELENENDYLVYGVEIVSGDKSITDVKIDAGTGSVLKLDQHSADHREGKKHKNRERENEEEED; translated from the coding sequence ATGAGAAAAATTAACCATGTTCTTAAAATCCCTGTTTTGTTACTACTTATAGGGATCTCCACCAGTATATATGCAGAAGAAAAAAGTAACAAAGTTCAAGAACCTTCTTACAAGGGTTCTATTATCGTTGGCCAGGCAGAACGAAGTGACTTCCCCGATATGGCAAAGATTTCTTTACAAGAAGCTATGCAAACTGCTCTTACCAGGGTTCCAGGTAAGGTTCTCAAAATAGAACTGGAGAATGAGAACGATTACCTGGTTTACGGGGTAGAGATTGTCTCTGGCGACAAGTCCATAACAGATGTTAAGATCGACGCAGGAACCGGTTCGGTTTTGAAGTTAGACCAACACTCGGCAGATCACCGTGAGGGTAAGAAACATAAAAACAGAGAACGAGAAAACGAAGAAGAGGAGGATTAG